A region of Streptomyces sp. NBC_01267 DNA encodes the following proteins:
- a CDS encoding FGGY family carbohydrate kinase produces the protein MTQTLPGAAPRRGVLAIDEGTTGTRAGVVLDSGAAHEVFYRSIEVSHPDDLSVEQDPMEIWSATVEVARRAVGRAREDGIGITAVALSTQRATAMLWDRVTGQPLLPAVVWQDRRYAQELTSYEKEWDAALLARQGRPVGARAPFLWAARQIAAHPEVAAAHRAGRLLFGTVDTWLIWRLTGGAVHATTPTNAASTGGYLLEQHAWDEEWINRLGFPLDLLPELRSDDAGFGTTDPDILGIAVPLAASMGDQHAALIALGGLAAGQGMCMYGTGAFVDAATGTEPALPRPDISGVLAQPGRRQGDISHYSLEAYTSTAGSALRWLCDDLGLFASPKELGEEAGRVPTRPGRTPRFVPALAGVRTPVWHPEATASLTGLTLATTRADLARAVLDGIAHSVCDLIDGVADTMGAPFTRLRVGGGVAGSDPLLQIQADLTGLSLERVADSATASLRGTAYLAGVAQGLWSSLDEVVEAQPRGTTFEPAISAADRTGQRAAWRDVLISHLDDPALKPLEPH, from the coding sequence ATGACGCAGACGCTCCCCGGCGCCGCCCCACGGCGCGGTGTGCTGGCCATCGACGAAGGCACCACGGGCACCAGAGCAGGAGTCGTCCTCGACTCCGGCGCCGCCCACGAGGTGTTCTACCGGTCGATCGAGGTCAGCCATCCGGACGACCTCTCGGTCGAGCAGGATCCGATGGAGATCTGGTCCGCCACCGTCGAGGTGGCGCGCCGCGCCGTCGGCCGGGCCCGCGAGGACGGCATCGGGATCACCGCGGTGGCGCTCTCCACCCAGCGGGCCACCGCGATGCTGTGGGACCGGGTCACCGGGCAGCCGCTACTGCCCGCGGTGGTGTGGCAGGACCGGCGGTACGCGCAGGAGCTGACCTCGTACGAGAAGGAGTGGGACGCCGCGCTGCTGGCCCGGCAGGGCCGGCCGGTCGGCGCCCGCGCGCCGTTCCTCTGGGCGGCCCGGCAGATCGCCGCGCACCCGGAGGTGGCCGCCGCGCACCGCGCGGGGCGGCTGCTCTTCGGCACCGTCGACACCTGGCTGATCTGGCGCCTCACCGGTGGCGCCGTGCACGCCACCACTCCCACCAACGCCGCGTCCACCGGCGGTTATCTGCTCGAACAGCACGCCTGGGACGAGGAGTGGATCAACCGGCTCGGCTTCCCCCTCGACCTGCTGCCCGAACTCCGGTCCGACGACGCCGGGTTCGGTACGACCGACCCGGACATCCTCGGGATCGCCGTCCCGCTGGCCGCCTCCATGGGCGACCAGCACGCCGCACTGATCGCGCTCGGCGGGCTCGCCGCCGGGCAGGGCATGTGCATGTACGGGACCGGCGCCTTCGTGGACGCGGCGACCGGCACCGAGCCCGCCCTGCCCCGGCCGGACATCTCCGGGGTGCTCGCCCAGCCCGGCCGGCGGCAGGGCGACATCAGCCACTACAGCCTGGAGGCCTACACCTCCACAGCGGGTTCGGCGCTGCGCTGGCTCTGCGACGACCTGGGGTTGTTCGCATCGCCGAAGGAACTCGGTGAGGAGGCGGGCCGGGTCCCCACCCGGCCGGGCCGCACCCCGCGTTTCGTCCCGGCACTCGCCGGGGTCCGTACGCCGGTCTGGCATCCGGAGGCCACCGCCTCCCTCACCGGGCTCACCCTCGCCACCACCCGCGCCGACCTGGCCCGCGCCGTGCTAGACGGGATCGCGCACTCGGTGTGCGACCTCATCGACGGGGTCGCGGACACCATGGGCGCGCCGTTCACCCGGCTCCGGGTCGGCGGCGGGGTGGCCGGCAGCGACCCGCTCCTGCAGATCCAGGCCGACCTGACCGGCCTGTCGCTGGAGCGGGTCGCCGACTCGGCCACCGCCAGCCTGCGCGGCACCGCCTATCTGGCCGGTGTCGCCCAGGGGTTGTGGTCCTCGCTGGACGAGGTCGTCGAGGCGCAGCCGCGCGGCACGACCTTCGAGCCCGCGATCAGCGCGGCCGACCGCACCGGACAGCGGGCCGCCTGGCGCGACGTCCTGATCTCGCACCTGGACGACCCGGCCCTGAAACCTCTTGAACCTCACTGA
- a CDS encoding glycerol-3-phosphate dehydrogenase/oxidase encodes MITMPARKPGRGAAATRVKPLLLDRAATKRRLADDTYDVLVIGGGITGAYAVLDAASRGLRAALIEKDDFASGTSSKSSKMVHGGLRYIEQGNVNLVRHSLLERHRFRKNAPHLVHRLPFLFPILEKEGIFDARLAKGFEGLLWTYDLVGGWRIGKLHQRLSVPEVLAQAPTLRAENLKGGLMYFDARTDDARLVLTIVRTAAALGATVLNGAKAEGLLTQMGKVSGARVSVDGDTLDIRARAVVNATGVWTDELDAKADDRHQPQVRPAKGVHIVVPWDKVRINCTVTVPIPGRARRATCTRWGNSVVLGTTDEDYQGSPDDVHCTREEMNFLLEGANTAFEGKLTPDDVVGSIGGLRPLVGGKEGATLDMRRDHHISVGRTGMVTVTGGKLTTSRHMGELVIDKVMTVLGRKGKSRTANLPLLGGAGYDAEAVAASGGIAAHLGERFGTEARFVGDLIQDDPTLAEPIVAGLPYTKAEVVYAARAELARSVDDVLSRRMRARLFARDASADAATAVGEILGRELNLDEAAVDRSVAEYLEAVRHEKSVLLEGAAA; translated from the coding sequence GTGATCACCATGCCCGCCAGGAAACCGGGGCGCGGCGCCGCGGCGACCCGTGTGAAGCCGCTGCTGCTGGACCGCGCGGCGACGAAGCGCCGGCTGGCCGACGACACGTACGACGTGCTCGTCATCGGCGGCGGCATCACCGGCGCGTACGCCGTCCTCGACGCGGCCTCGCGCGGGCTGCGCGCGGCCCTGATCGAGAAGGACGACTTCGCGTCCGGCACGTCCTCGAAGTCCTCGAAGATGGTGCACGGCGGCCTGCGTTACATCGAGCAGGGCAACGTCAACCTGGTGCGCCACTCGCTCCTGGAGCGTCACCGCTTCCGCAAGAACGCCCCGCACCTGGTACACCGGCTGCCGTTCCTCTTCCCGATCCTGGAGAAGGAGGGCATCTTCGACGCCCGCCTGGCCAAGGGCTTCGAGGGGCTGCTCTGGACGTACGACCTGGTCGGCGGCTGGCGGATCGGCAAGCTCCACCAGCGTCTGTCGGTCCCCGAGGTCCTCGCGCAGGCGCCGACGCTGCGCGCGGAGAACCTCAAGGGCGGGCTGATGTACTTCGACGCCCGCACCGACGACGCCCGGCTGGTCCTCACCATCGTCCGCACCGCCGCCGCGCTCGGCGCGACGGTCCTCAACGGCGCCAAGGCCGAGGGTCTGCTGACCCAGATGGGCAAGGTCTCCGGCGCCCGGGTCTCCGTGGACGGCGACACCCTCGACATACGGGCGCGGGCCGTCGTGAACGCCACCGGGGTGTGGACCGACGAGCTGGACGCGAAGGCCGACGACCGCCACCAGCCGCAGGTCAGGCCCGCCAAGGGCGTGCACATCGTGGTGCCGTGGGACAAGGTGCGGATCAACTGCACGGTCACCGTGCCGATCCCCGGCCGGGCCCGTCGCGCGACCTGCACCCGCTGGGGCAACAGCGTCGTCCTGGGCACCACCGACGAGGACTACCAGGGCTCCCCGGACGATGTGCACTGCACCCGCGAGGAGATGAACTTCCTTCTGGAGGGCGCCAACACGGCCTTCGAGGGGAAGCTCACCCCGGACGACGTGGTGGGCTCGATCGGCGGGCTGCGTCCGCTGGTCGGCGGCAAGGAGGGCGCGACGCTCGACATGCGCCGCGACCACCACATCTCGGTCGGCCGCACCGGCATGGTCACCGTGACCGGCGGAAAGCTCACCACCAGCCGTCACATGGGCGAGCTCGTCATCGACAAGGTGATGACGGTCCTCGGCCGCAAGGGCAAGAGCCGTACGGCGAACCTGCCGCTGCTCGGCGGCGCCGGCTACGACGCCGAGGCCGTCGCCGCGTCCGGCGGTATCGCCGCGCACCTGGGCGAACGGTTCGGCACCGAGGCCCGGTTCGTCGGCGACCTGATCCAGGACGACCCGACGCTGGCCGAACCGATCGTCGCGGGGCTCCCGTACACGAAGGCGGAGGTCGTGTACGCGGCCCGCGCCGAGCTGGCCCGCTCGGTCGACGACGTCCTCTCCCGCCGGATGCGCGCCCGCCTGTTCGCCCGGGACGCCTCCGCCGACGCGGCCACCGCCGTCGGCGAGATCCTCGGCCGCGAACTGAACCTCGACGAGGCGGCGGTGGACCGTTCGGTCGCCGAGTACCTCGAAGCAGTCCGTCATGAGAAGTCCGTACTCCTCGAAGGAGCAGCAGCATGA